In one Nicotiana sylvestris chromosome 8, ASM39365v2, whole genome shotgun sequence genomic region, the following are encoded:
- the LOC104247467 gene encoding uncharacterized protein, whose amino-acid sequence MVSEYAIRFTDLSRHTPTLVSTVKERVRRFIEGLSYCLRFSMSQDLETYTLFQQVIEIARRMDHMWGKERKYREAKRPRDYFSLSLQRLCAFNGQSNRLGQSQFQQPCPQRDYFECGDTVHIVRDYPRLRRGGPPLTTKVPRIPQGPQGSQAMVATQIAAPPMPTARGEGQAGRGYPRGGGQTHFYACVGMIETVASDVIIIGIVPVCHMDASILFDLGSTYLLSNQDHDISYPGFPRLEWRATLDYTPSRVVSFLKAQCMVDTGCETYLDFVRDVSADTPAVESVLIVRDFPDVFLSHLRGMPPDRDIDFGIDLMSDTKPIYISPYRMELLDLKELKEQLQELPDKVFIRPSVFSCDAPILSMKKKDDSMRMLINYKKLNKVTVKNKYPLPHINDLFD is encoded by the exons ATGGTGTCAGAGTATGCCATCAGGTTCACTGATTTGTCCCGTCATACACCTACTCTGGTTTCTACAGTCAAAGAGCGAGTCCGCagatttattgaggggctcagttATTGTCTTAGATTTAGTATGTCTCAAGATTTGGAGACATATACTCTGTTTCAGCAGGTTATAGAGATCGCTCGGAGGATGGATCATATGTGGGGCAAAGAGAGGAAGTATAGGgaagccaagaggcctcgagattATTTTAGTTTGTCATTGCAGAGGCTAT GTGCCTTTAACGGTCAGTCTAACCGACTAGGCCAGAGCCAGTTTCAGCAGCCATGTCCACAAAGAgattattttgagtgtggtgataccgTACATATAGTGAGGGACTATCCGAGACTTAGGAGAGGTGGACCTCCACTAACTACAAAGGTTCCACGAATTCCACAAGGTCCACAAGGTTCACAGGCCATGGTTGCTACTCAAATTGCCGCTCCACCTATGCCTACAGCTAGGGGTGAAGGTCAGGCGGGTAGAGgttaccctagagggggaggccaaacTCATTTCTATGCTTGTGTAGGTATGATAGAGACTGTTGCATCAGATGTtatcatcataggtattgttccGGTCTGTCATATGGATGCATCAATTTTATTTGATCTGGGTTCCACTTATTT ATTGTCAAACCAAGACCATGACATTAGCTATCCAGGGTTTCCGCGATTAGAGTGGAGGGCTACATTGGATTATACTCCTAGCAGGGTGGTGTCCTTCCTGAAGGCACAATGCATGGTTGATACGGGGTGTGAAACATATCtagactttgtgagggatgtcagtgctgaTACTCCCGCTGTTGAGTCAGTTCTAATAGTGAGAGATTTCCCAGATGTGTTTCTATCACACCTAcggggcatgccgcctgatagggatatcgattttggtattgacctgatgTCAGACACTAAGCCAATttatatttcgccatatcgtATGGAACTATTAgatttgaaggaattaaaggaacaacttcaggagtTGCCTGATAAGGTTTTCATTCGACCAAGTGTCTTTTCTTGCGATGCACCGATTCTATCTATGAAGAAGAAAGACGACTCTATGAGGATGCTTATTAATTACAAGAagctgaacaaagttacagtcaagaacaagtatccactaccACATATTAATGATCTGTTCGACTAG